A part of Piliocolobus tephrosceles isolate RC106 unplaced genomic scaffold, ASM277652v3 unscaffolded_27421, whole genome shotgun sequence genomic DNA contains:
- the LOC111553994 gene encoding multiple epidermal growth factor-like domains protein 8 — MLPGGPGGPGSEDVAVWARAQRLHVLARMARGPDAENMEEVGRWVAHQEKETRQLQRPGSARLFPLPGRDHKYAVEIRGQLNGSAGPGHSELTLLWDRTGVPGGSEISFFFLEPYRSSACTSYSSCLGCLADQGCGWCLTSASCHLRQGGAHCGDDRAGGSLLVLVPTLCPLCEEHRDCHACTQDPFCEWHQSTNRKGDAACSRRGRGRGAIKSPEECPPLCNQRLTCEDCLANSSQCAWCQSTHTCFLFAAYLARYPHGGCRGWDDSVHSEPRCRSCDGFLTCHECLQSHECGWCGNEDNPTLGRCLQGDFSGPLGGGNCSLWVGEGLGLPVALPARWAYARCPDVDECRLGLARCHPRATCLNTPLSYECHCQRGYQGDGISHCNRTCLEDCGHGVCSGPPDFTCVCDLGWTSDLPPPTPAPGPPAPRCSRDCGCSFHSHCRKRGPGFCDECQDWTWGEHCERCRPGSFGNATGSRGCRPCQCNGHGDPRRGHCDNLSGLCFCQDHTEGAHCQLCSPGYYGDPRAGGSCFRECGGRALLTNVSSVALGSRRVGGLLPPGGGAARAGPGLSYCVWVVSATEELQPCAPGTLCPPLTLTFSPDSSTPCTLSYVLAFDGFPRFLDTGVVQSDRSLIAAFCGQRRDRPLTVQALSGLLVLHWEANGSSSWGFNASVGSARCGSGGPGSCPVPQECVPQDGAAGAGLCRCPQGWAGPHCRMALCPENCNAHTGAGTCNQSLGVCICTEGFGGPDCATKLDGGQLVWETLMDSRLSADTASRFLHRLGHTMVEGPDATLWMFGGLGLPQGLLGNLYRYSVSERRWTQMLAGAEDGGPGPSPRSFHAAAYVPAGRGAMYLLGGLTAGGVTRDFWVLNLTTLQWRQEKAPQTVELPAVAGHTLTARRGLSLLLVGGYSPENGFNQQLLEYQLATGTWVSGAQSGTPPTGLYGHSAVYHEATDSLYVFGGFRFHVELAAPSPELYSLHCPDRTWSLLAPSQGAKPRPRLFHASALLGDTMVVLGGRSDPDEFSSDVLLYQVNCNTWLLPDLTRKSPLWLPGG; from the exons ATGCTGCCTGGAGGGCCAGGTGGGCCAGGGTCTGAGGACGTGGCTGTGTGGGCCCGGGCCCAGCGCCTACACGTTCTGGCCCGGATGGCCCGTGGCCCTGACGCAGAGAACATG GAGGAGGTGGGGCGCTGGGTGGCTCATCAGGAGAAGGAGACGCGGCAGCTGCAGCGCCCTGGGTCTGCTCGCCTCTTCCCCCTGCCCGGGCGGGACCACAAGTATGCAGTAGAGATCCGGGGCCAGCTGAACGGCTCGGCAGGCCCTGGGCACAGCGAGCTCACTCTGCTGTGGGATCGGACTGGTGTGCCAGGAGGCAGT GAgatctccttcttcttcctggaGCCCTACCGCTCGTCGGCCTGCACCTCCTATTCCTCCTGCCTGGGCTGCTTGGCAGACCAGGGCTGTGGCTGGTGCCTGACCAGTGCCAGCTGCCACCTGCGCCAGGGTGGAGCCCACTGTGGGGATGACAGGGCTGGTGGGTCCCTGCTGGTGCTGGTGCCTACCCTCTGCCCACTCTGCGAGGAGCATCGGGACTGCCATGCCTGCACCCAG GACCCCTTCTGTGAGTGGCATCAGAGCACCAACCGCAAAGGAGACGCGGCATGCAGCCGGCGGGGCCGGGGTCGGGGTGCCATAAAGAGTCCAGAGGAGTGTCCCCCACTCTGCAACCA GCGACTGACCTGTGAGGACTGCCTGGCCAACTCGAGCCAGTGCGCCTGGTGCCAGTCCACCCACACCTGCTTCCTGTTTGCCGCCTACCTGGCCCGGTACCCACATGGGGGCTGTCgaggctgggatgacag TGTGCACTCGGAGCCACGGTGCCGGAGCTGTGATGGCTTCCTGACTTGCCACGAGTGTCTGCAGAGCCACGAGTGTGGCTGGTGTGGCAATGAGGACAACCCCACACTGGGACG GTGCCTACAGGGGGACTTCTCGGGGCCCCTCGGTGGGGGTAACTGCTCCCTGTGGGTGGGGGAGGGCCTGGGGCTTCCCGTGGCCCTCCCTGCCCGCTGGGCATATGCCCGCTGTCCTGACGTGGATGAGTGTCGTCTGGGCCTGGCCCGGTGCCATCCGCGGGCGACCTGCCTGAACACGCCCCTCAGCTACGAGTGTCACTGCCAGCGGGGCTACCAGGGTGATGGCATCTCACACTGCAACCGCAC GTGCTTGGAGGACTGTGGCCATGGTGTGTGCAGCGGCCCCCCGGACTTCACCTGCGTGTGTGACCTGGGCTGGACATCAGACCTACCCCCGCCCACACCCGCCCCGGGTCCCCCAGCCCCCCGCTGCTCCCGGGACTGTGGCTGCAGCTTCCACAGCCACTGCCGCAAGCGGGGGCCTGGCTTCTGCGACGAGTGCCAGG ACTGGACATGGGGAGAGCACTGCGAACGATGCCGGCCGGGCAGCTTCGGCAACGCCACGGGCTCTCGGGGCTGCCGGCCCTGCCAGTGCAATGGGCACGGGGACCCACGCCGTGGCCACTGCGACAACCTCAGTGGGCTCTGCTTCTGCCAGGACCACACCGAGGGTGCCCACTGCCAGCTCTGCTCCCCAGGCTATTATGGGGATCCCCG GGCCGGTGGTTCCTGCTTCCGGGAGTGTGGAGGTCGCGCCCTCCTCACCAATGTGTCCTCAGTGGCACTGGGCTCACGCCGGGTCGGGGGGCTGCTGCCTCCAGGTGGCGGGGCTGCGAGAGCCGGGCCTGGCCTGTCCTATTGTGTGTGGGTTGTCTCAGCCACTGAGGAGCTACAGCCCTGTGCTCCCGGAACCCTCTGTCCCCCACTCACCCTCACCTTCTCCCCCGACAGCAGCACCCCCTGCACG CTGAGCTACGTCCTGGCCTTTGATGGATTCCCACGCTTCCTGGACACTGGTGTTGTCCAGTCGGACCGCAGCCTCATAGCTGCCTTCTGCGGCCAGCGACGGGACAGACCCCTCACTGTTCAGGCCCTGTCTG GGCTGCTGGTGCTGCACTGGGAGGCCAATGGCTCCTCATCCTGGGGCTTCAATGCTTCGGTGGGCTCCGCCCGCTGTGGGTCAGGGGGCCCTGGGAGCTGCCCAGTCCCCCAGGAATGCGTGCCCCAGGATGGTGCTGCAGGTGCGGGGCTCTGCCGATGTCCTCAAGGCTGGGCTGGCCCACACTGCCGGATGGCTCTGTGTCCTGAGAACTGCAATGCCCACACTGGGGCAGGAACTTGTAACCAG AGCCTGGGTGTGTGCATCTGTACCGAAGGCTTCGGGGGCCCTGACTGCGCCACCAAGTTGGATGGCGGGCAGCTGGTCTGGGAGACCCTCATGGACAGCCGCCTCTCAGCC GACACTGCCAGCCGCTTCCTGCACCGCCTGGGCCACACCATGGTGGAGGGACCTGATGCCACCTTGTGGATGTTTGGGGGCCTGGGCCTGCCCCAGGGGCTGCTGGGAAACCTGTACAG GTACTCAGTGAGTGAGCGGCGGTGGACACAGATGCTGGCGGGAGCTGAGGACGGGGGCCCAGGCCCATCACCCCGCTCCTTCCATGCAGCTGCATATGTGCCCGCTGGCCGTGGCGCCATGTATCTGCTGGGGGGACTCACCGCTGGGGGTGTCACCCGTGATTTCTGGGTCCTCAACCTTACCACCCTGCAATGGCGGCAGGAGAAG GCCCCCCAGACTGTGGAGCTGCCAGCCGTTGCTGGTCACACCCTTACTGCCCGCCGAGGCCTATCTCTGCTCCTGGTGGGCGGTTATTCCCCGGAAAATGGCTTCAACCAGCAGTTGCTTGAGTACCAGCTGGCGACCGGCACCTGGGTGTCAGGAGCCCAGAGCGGGACACCCCCCACAG GTCTCTATGGTCACTCCGCCGTCTACCATGAGGCCACCGACTCCCTCTACGTGTTTGGGGGGTTCCGATTCCATGTGGAGCTGGCGGCCCCATCCCCCGAGCTCTACTCCCTGCACTGTCCTGACCGCACCTGGAGCCTGCTGGCCCCTTCTCAGGGGGCAAAG CCCCGTCCCCGGCTTTTCCATGCCTCAGCCCTGTTAGGGGACACCATGGTGGTTCTTGGGGGGCGCTCGGACCCTGACGAGTTCAGCAGCGACGTTCTGCTCTACCAAGTCAACTGCAATACCTGGCTTCTGCCTGACCTCACCCGTAAGTCCCCATTGTGgctcccaggaggctga